DNA sequence from the Fimbriimonadaceae bacterium genome:
CAACGGTGGGTACGCCAGCTAATAGCTCGAGGATTGGTTTGAGCCTTCGACGCAGTTTCGGGCTTGCATATTCGCTCAGGAATATCGCCGAAAGGAGGCCAAGCGGCAACGCAATCACCGCTGCACCGACAGTGATCTGTAGCGTGCCGACGACGAGCGGCAGAACTCCGAACGAGTACGGCTTGATCAGTGGAGACCAGTTGGTTCCGGTGAGGTAGTCGAAAAAGGAGACCTGCTGAAAAAAGTGGACGGACTCTTTGAGGAGGACGTAGAGAATGCCAAACGTGGTGATGATAGAGACGAGTGCGCAGAGCAGACAAAAGAGCCAGACGACCCTTTCTCCGAAGGACTTAATCGGCAAAGGGTTGCGGACGGCTTTGCCGCCCCCAACCCTTTTGCCCGATCCTCCAGCGAAGGCTTTTGCCATGACTCGTTAATGAGCGACGCGCTGAAGGATGTCTTCGATTCTCACGCCGACTTCTGCACCGTGAAAAACGGTGCCCGTTGTTTTGGCATCAATCCTCTTGTTAGCAAGCTCGTAGGCGCCATCCGGCAAGGGAACATAGCCCACGTCACGTAGAGATTTTGAGCCCTCTCCCATCACGTATTTCAGGAAAGAGACGATCTCAGGACGGTCCAGCGCCTTTGCCCGAACATAAAGGAAAAGCGGACGTGAGAGCGGCTGGTAGGTTCCATCGGCGATGCTCTCAAAGCTCGGTCCAACCTTGCTCTTGCCATTGTCGATGGTGACCGCTTTCAAGGATTCCTTGTTCTTCTCGTAATAGGCATAGCCAAAGTATCCCATCGCATACTTGTCGCCTTGCACGCCCTGCACGAGGGAGTTGTCGTCCTCGCTGGCAGTGTAATCGGACCGGCTGGCTTTCTCTTCTCCGTTGATCGCTTTGGTGAAGTAGTCGAATGTGCCCGAGTCCGTGCCAGGGCCAAATAGAGTGATCTTCTCGGCGGGGAAGCCTTCCCGCACTTCACTCCAGAGCTGAACCTTCGAGCCCGGCTCCCAAATCTTTTTAAGTTCGGCGACCGTTAGCGTCCCCGCAAAGTCGTTTTGGGGGTTGATGACGACCGATACTCCATCAAACGCAATCGGGATTTCAACAAAGTCGATCCCGTTTGCTT
Encoded proteins:
- a CDS encoding PstS family phosphate ABC transporter substrate-binding protein, translated to MKLSNFLGLASILIVGVSALAGCGPKGGDGAGTVDVMIDGSSTVYPIMERMAEDFMDTNKNVRITVGTSGTGGGFKKFIAGEIDIADASRAIEEKEIEALKANGIDFVEIPIAFDGVSVVINPQNDFAGTLTVAELKKIWEPGSKVQLWSEVREGFPAEKITLFGPGTDSGTFDYFTKAINGEEKASRSDYTASEDDNSLVQGVQGDKYAMGYFGYAYYEKNKESLKAVTIDNGKSKVGPSFESIADGTYQPLSRPLFLYVRAKALDRPEIVSFLKYVMGEGSKSLRDVGYVPLPDGAYELANKRIDAKTTGTVFHGAEVGVRIEDILQRVAH